Proteins from a genomic interval of Verrucomicrobium sp.:
- a CDS encoding class I mannose-6-phosphate isomerase: MSVHTFGPFYQERIWGGQALGQLYGRALPEGKQIGESWELVDRPNIESPLEGEEGTLHDLWAKRRVEAFGRRAPDAPRFPILVKLLDCRETLSVQVHPPAEKAAALGGEPKTEMWYFLHTEPEAKIYAGFRKGVTAESLRASVGTPQLAESLHQLPTAPGEAMFLPSGRVHAIGAGNVILEIQQNSDTTYRLDDWGRVDASGKPRELHKEQALASAWIDDPEPFFAQPHGENVVTCAYFKVGRVFLWPGEFRDFQPGGESFHYHFVARGSVTQEGRTFRAGQGWLVTADHPAYQVEASEEAELVTVRFP; encoded by the coding sequence GTGAGCGTCCATACCTTCGGCCCTTTCTACCAGGAGCGCATCTGGGGCGGGCAGGCCCTCGGCCAACTCTACGGCCGCGCGCTGCCGGAAGGAAAGCAGATCGGCGAAAGCTGGGAACTGGTCGACCGGCCCAATATCGAGAGCCCCCTGGAAGGGGAAGAAGGGACGCTGCACGATCTCTGGGCGAAGCGCCGCGTCGAGGCTTTCGGCCGCCGCGCGCCGGACGCGCCGCGCTTTCCGATCCTCGTCAAGCTGCTCGACTGCCGGGAAACCCTGAGTGTCCAGGTCCACCCGCCCGCCGAGAAGGCCGCCGCCCTGGGCGGCGAGCCGAAGACGGAGATGTGGTATTTCCTCCACACGGAGCCGGAGGCGAAGATCTACGCCGGGTTCAGGAAAGGAGTGACGGCGGAAAGCCTGCGGGCCTCCGTCGGCACGCCCCAGCTGGCCGAGTCCCTCCACCAGCTCCCGACGGCGCCGGGCGAGGCGATGTTCCTCCCCTCCGGCCGGGTCCACGCCATCGGGGCGGGGAACGTCATCCTGGAGATCCAGCAGAACTCGGACACCACCTACCGGCTGGACGACTGGGGCCGCGTCGATGCCTCCGGCAAGCCGCGCGAACTGCACAAGGAGCAGGCCCTGGCCTCCGCCTGGATCGACGATCCGGAACCCTTCTTTGCCCAGCCGCACGGGGAAAACGTCGTCACCTGCGCCTACTTCAAGGTGGGCCGCGTCTTCCTCTGGCCGGGGGAGTTTCGCGACTTTCAGCCGGGCGGGGAGAGCTTCCATTACCATTTCGTCGCGCGCGGTTCGGTCACCCAGGAAGGGCGGACTTTCCGCGCCGGCCAGGGCTGGCTGGTCACCGCCGACCATCCTGCTTACCAGGTCGAGGCCTCCGAGGAGGCCGAGCTGGTGACGGTCCGTTTCCCTTAA